From the genome of Papaver somniferum cultivar HN1 chromosome 2, ASM357369v1, whole genome shotgun sequence, one region includes:
- the LOC113352010 gene encoding uncharacterized protein LOC113352010 yields the protein MVDFHLMMKRGKIASKAIGNMMFHHHYHNHISNLSCKPQDPNLAFINPSRIRDYEFSCSNSPAFPSFHVSKNRKHHNHYNSYYRHHNSKNSYHNGGTTVNDMTTVSAVKKVLEMLNNESLTTDQSGASPVAPGFGGYGRNSPFVRQLRITDSPFPLKNNDEEDCHVDKEAEEFIKNFYNQLRLQN from the coding sequence atggTTGATTTTCACTTGATGATGAAACGTGGAAAGATTGCAAGCAAAGCTATAGGAAATATGATGTtccatcatcattatcataatCACATATCAAATCTCAGTTGTAAACCACAAGATCCAAATCTTGCTTTCATAAACCCTAGTCGTATCAGAGATTATGAGTTTAGTTGTAGTAATAGTCCTGCTTTCCCGTCATTTCATGTTAGTAAGAATCGTAAACACCATAATCATTACAACAGTTACTATCGTCATCATAATAGTAAAAACAGTTATCACAACGGCGGCACCACTGTTAACGATATGACGACTGTCAGCGCGGTTAAGAAGGTTCTTGAAATGTTAAACAATGAAAGTTTAACCACGGATCAGTCAGGTGCTTCACCTGTTGCACCAGGATTTGGAGGATATGGAAGGAATAGTCCGTTTGTTAGACAGTTGAGGATAACGGATTCACCATTTCCGTTGAAAAATAATGATGAGGAAGACTGCCACGTTGATAAAGAAGCTGAAGAATTTATTAAGAACTTTTACAATCAGTTGAGGTTGCAAAACTAA